A part of Oscillatoria sp. FACHB-1406 genomic DNA contains:
- a CDS encoding family 10 glycosylhydrolase gives MVNSTPRLSDIQNHWARPFVEALVRQGIISGFPDGSFRPDLSMTRAQYAAVLKQAFSLPAKRQYTPFVDVPSNHWALPAIQKAYEMGFLSGIGGNRFQPNDRLSRLQILLSLTSGLNLGSTRLAEIREALPSLYQDVAQIPGYAMDKVAIATEKKLVVNYPNLKILNPNLAATRADVAVSIYQALLLGGRVPEIESVFVIVPPVSQVPLPPPPPPPPPPPPPPPPPPPPPPPTPPIVPPPPPPPPPPPPPPPPPPPPVGVPQTVKVGHAREFRGLWIATVWNTDWPSNSSLSAAQEQQELVKILDRAQSANLNAVILQVRPEGDAVYASTLEPWSAWLTGTQGKAPDPLYDPLELAIAEAHKRNLELHVWLNPCRASVRAPETAPLAAPHIGVTNPEAVYPWSQGKRRWMDPSVNAVRDRLFNVVTDLVRRYDLDGLQLDDSFYPYPIAGEPFPDDKTYAAYRAGGGQLSLADWRRDNVNTLVQRLSTGIKALKPQVKFGASVFGIWKSENPPQIRGMSACDEIYADSKKWLEQGWVDYLSPQLYWPIDQTAQSYTALLKWWTENNPQNRHIYAANNLSNLTDKNWELSEIERQVEVSRSMRDRLSLGNIFFSANLLMANTKDVASKFTSTTFARPALVPAIDGISSEIPPLPKNVTGRSGQISWDAATASNLRAWTLYKQDGSNWNLHKIVPITTTTVTVEAGTYALCSVNKTAKESDGVVVSVT, from the coding sequence ATGGTGAATTCTACACCGAGATTGTCGGATATTCAGAATCATTGGGCGCGTCCGTTCGTCGAAGCATTAGTCAGACAGGGAATTATTAGCGGTTTTCCTGACGGGTCGTTTCGCCCCGATCTTTCGATGACTCGCGCGCAGTATGCAGCGGTTCTCAAACAGGCTTTTTCGTTACCGGCAAAGCGACAATATACCCCGTTTGTCGATGTTCCCAGCAATCATTGGGCATTACCCGCGATTCAAAAAGCCTATGAAATGGGATTTTTATCGGGGATTGGCGGCAACCGATTTCAACCGAACGATCGCCTTTCTCGCTTGCAAATTTTATTATCGCTGACGAGTGGTTTGAATTTGGGTTCGACTCGCTTGGCAGAAATACGAGAGGCGTTACCGAGTTTGTATCAAGATGTGGCGCAAATCCCCGGTTATGCAATGGATAAAGTCGCGATCGCGACAGAGAAGAAGTTGGTTGTTAATTACCCCAACTTAAAGATTTTAAACCCCAATTTGGCAGCCACGCGCGCTGATGTCGCGGTTTCGATCTACCAAGCGCTACTTTTAGGGGGACGAGTGCCGGAAATTGAGTCCGTCTTCGTTATCGTACCGCCGGTGTCGCAAGTTCCACTGCCACCACCGCCACCACCACCACCGCCACCACCGCCGCCACCACCGCCACCACCGCCACCGCCACCACCTACTCCTCCCATTGTCCCGCCGCCGCCACCACCACCACCACCGCCACCCCCACCACCACCACCCCCACCACCGCCGGTAGGAGTACCGCAAACGGTTAAAGTAGGACACGCGCGCGAATTCCGAGGACTGTGGATTGCGACGGTGTGGAATACGGATTGGCCCTCGAATAGCAGTCTTTCTGCGGCACAAGAACAACAGGAATTGGTTAAAATTCTCGATCGCGCCCAAAGTGCTAATCTCAATGCGGTTATCCTGCAAGTCCGTCCGGAAGGCGATGCGGTATATGCCTCGACTTTGGAACCGTGGAGTGCGTGGCTGACGGGAACGCAGGGGAAAGCGCCCGATCCGCTGTACGATCCGTTAGAGTTGGCGATCGCGGAAGCGCACAAACGCAACCTGGAACTGCACGTATGGCTGAATCCTTGCCGCGCCTCGGTTCGCGCCCCAGAAACCGCACCTCTGGCCGCGCCGCATATTGGCGTAACCAACCCCGAAGCCGTGTATCCTTGGAGCCAAGGGAAACGACGCTGGATGGATCCGAGTGTCAATGCGGTACGCGATCGCCTTTTTAACGTTGTCACCGATCTCGTGCGCCGCTACGATCTCGATGGACTCCAGCTTGATGACTCCTTCTATCCCTATCCGATTGCTGGCGAACCCTTCCCGGACGATAAAACCTATGCCGCTTACCGCGCGGGCGGCGGACAACTCAGCCTTGCCGACTGGCGGCGAGATAACGTCAACACCCTGGTGCAGCGTCTTTCTACGGGGATTAAAGCACTCAAACCCCAAGTCAAGTTCGGCGCGAGTGTCTTCGGGATTTGGAAGTCGGAGAATCCGCCACAAATTCGGGGGATGAGTGCCTGCGACGAAATTTATGCCGACTCGAAGAAATGGTTAGAACAGGGGTGGGTGGATTATTTATCACCGCAACTGTATTGGCCTATCGATCAAACGGCGCAAAGTTATACGGCACTGTTGAAATGGTGGACGGAGAATAATCCCCAAAACCGTCATATTTACGCCGCGAATAACTTAAGCAATCTCACGGATAAAAATTGGGAACTGTCAGAAATCGAACGCCAGGTGGAGGTTTCTCGCAGTATGCGCGATCGCTTATCCTTGGGCAATATCTTCTTTAGCGCCAACCTCTTGATGGCGAATACTAAGGATGTTGCCAGTAAGTTTACTTCAACGACTTTCGCGCGTCCGGCTTTAGTTCCCGCGATCGACGGAATAAGCAGCGAAATCCCGCCGCTACCGAAAAATGTAACGGGGAGAAGCGGTCAAATTTCCTGGGATGCTGCCACCGCTTCCAACCTTCGGGCTTGGACGTTATACAAGCAAGACGGGAGTAATTGGAACTTGCACAAAATTGTTCCCATTACAACAACAACTGTTACCGTTGAAGCGGGAACTTACGCGCTTTGTTCGGTGAATAAAACTGCGAAAGAAAGCGATGGGGTTGTTGTGAGCGTAACTTAA
- the rpmA gene encoding 50S ribosomal protein L27, producing the protein MAHKKGTGSTRNGRDSNPKFLGVKRYGGQVVRAGNILVRQRGTKFHPGHNVGRGGDDTLFALIDGVVKFERVDRRRQKISVYATPVEAAS; encoded by the coding sequence ATGGCTCATAAGAAAGGAACGGGCAGTACCCGAAACGGTCGCGATTCTAACCCTAAATTTTTAGGCGTGAAGCGCTACGGCGGTCAAGTCGTCAGAGCGGGGAATATCCTCGTGCGCCAACGCGGAACCAAATTTCACCCGGGTCACAATGTCGGGCGCGGCGGCGACGATACGCTGTTCGCGTTGATTGATGGCGTGGTGAAGTTCGAGCGCGTTGACCGCCGCCGTCAGAAAATTAGTGTCTATGCCACCCCAGTCGAAGCTGCATCCTAG
- a CDS encoding patatin-like protein codes for MKPTASQSFPQPDFQRELRLGLVVYGGVSLAVYMNGVCREFYNAVRGRGVYKLVKALTDSDIVVDIVSGTSAGGINGILLSYALANSNAEEVVEFSTFGRVWRESGNIRKLLHQPNEAEGRESLFDGEGYYQGELEEALRLAEERRKSAPADDWHSEFNELDLFVTGTDWLGRVYSVFDDTGAAIEVKEHRALFHLKHRQGRKTPFAALGKNANLTYQALAKLCRITSCFPVAFPTVTVKLQEREETADSYLVEWGALNNRLLPKASPEKGYQLHFVDGGVLDNRPFSHTIKEIYYRTANRPVERKLLYIDPSPDRFSDGQRFKQMNRPNVLQVVEDSLVGMPRYESITNDIELIKERNEKVKRYNSLLANAEADAVVPSRDASLQDSTLPPSDEEQNREGIYLLSQLIGLRDRVLPLILGMDGSQSLTSIEEFSQRQALLEKVSELLIQPLSPKVTSSAYKTLLAASQQIRYLDVEYPLRQHFYLLEKLHSLLERVRNVSESQKIRILIERLNRQIKLLEVVRAGLEQLLSHPAIATYFNSLIPAEWPPQNEDELRNRIYYLLIYLHRLFLDADGSELNFLRQTSAEDGYNLPFIFQDLPERAKTLVVPDKYCRLTPQVVGWLPQQQLSHLLTQCEQKIARIVARVSEMDSISLSFTTLNNDQSFLKKIEEASQIIIQNSGLKNADYLSYSFDKFQEFDEVLYPFEYLANINEKQPIKTIRVSPGDAQMGLGKGKGLDEKLAGNTLSAFGGFFKKSWRSNDILWGRLDGLNRLLEASLTADAVDRFPRFLRRQAREFGIDVEENPAEFEAFVKDYIQFLLNVSFSDLSQSDREKLSSYLERLATPGLNLSNAELQEIIEGFVLQGQREIINSDLLTVVEDEISEQVDWNYQSSAPSNVPTNDEAKAEFLQTYFNKNPRPSYNLERGYFEKNVGAIAAAAIAQESLAKFSQTQQEKEDFFRTRYRVGKETLNDNIPPLVLTNITTRSALVFRDLLNTLLGKNANRFRRSVPYKFINSGLQVFYYWLQFKGPLALESPNFRSQSKFRVVLQLVQFLLFLGAIILVILIVMSSPRLAIAAGICVAVGVLLGLRD; via the coding sequence ATGAAACCTACAGCTTCTCAATCTTTTCCACAACCGGACTTTCAGCGAGAACTACGCCTCGGACTGGTAGTCTATGGCGGCGTATCGCTTGCTGTCTATATGAACGGGGTTTGTCGAGAATTTTATAATGCGGTGCGGGGGCGCGGCGTTTACAAACTCGTTAAGGCGCTGACGGATTCCGATATCGTCGTCGATATTGTTTCGGGAACCTCAGCCGGAGGCATTAACGGTATTCTGTTGAGTTACGCGCTGGCTAATAGTAATGCTGAGGAAGTGGTAGAATTCAGCACTTTTGGGCGCGTTTGGCGCGAGAGTGGCAATATTCGTAAGTTGCTGCACCAACCCAATGAGGCGGAAGGGCGCGAATCGTTATTCGATGGGGAAGGGTACTATCAAGGCGAGTTAGAAGAGGCTTTGCGTTTAGCAGAAGAACGACGAAAATCAGCACCAGCGGATGACTGGCATTCGGAGTTTAATGAGTTAGATTTATTCGTGACGGGAACGGATTGGTTGGGACGAGTATATTCGGTTTTTGACGATACGGGGGCGGCGATTGAAGTTAAGGAACATCGCGCTTTGTTTCATCTCAAACATCGCCAAGGTAGAAAAACGCCGTTTGCCGCGCTCGGAAAAAATGCCAATCTGACTTATCAAGCGCTGGCAAAATTATGCCGAATTACTTCTTGTTTTCCGGTTGCTTTTCCGACGGTGACAGTCAAGTTACAGGAGCGTGAAGAAACAGCAGATTCTTATTTAGTGGAGTGGGGCGCTCTCAATAATCGTTTGCTCCCCAAAGCTTCCCCGGAGAAAGGGTATCAGTTACATTTTGTCGATGGGGGCGTTTTGGATAATCGTCCTTTCAGCCATACGATTAAAGAGATTTATTATCGCACGGCAAATCGTCCGGTAGAGCGCAAACTATTGTATATCGATCCGAGTCCCGATCGCTTTTCCGACGGACAGAGATTTAAACAAATGAACCGTCCCAATGTTTTGCAGGTGGTGGAAGATTCTTTGGTGGGGATGCCGAGGTATGAAAGCATCACCAATGACATCGAGTTAATTAAGGAACGGAACGAAAAAGTGAAGCGCTATAATTCCCTGCTGGCCAATGCGGAAGCGGATGCGGTGGTTCCGTCTCGGGATGCGTCCCTCCAAGACTCTACGCTACCGCCATCAGACGAGGAACAGAATCGAGAAGGAATTTACTTATTGAGTCAGTTAATCGGATTGCGCGATCGCGTCCTTCCTCTTATTTTAGGGATGGATGGCTCCCAGAGCTTAACCTCAATCGAAGAATTTTCCCAACGGCAAGCGCTGCTTGAAAAAGTTTCCGAACTTTTAATTCAACCGCTTTCCCCAAAAGTAACCTCGAGCGCCTATAAAACTTTACTCGCCGCGAGCCAGCAAATTCGCTACCTCGATGTCGAATATCCACTTCGCCAACATTTTTATCTACTCGAAAAACTGCATTCTCTGCTCGAACGAGTTCGCAATGTTAGCGAATCTCAAAAAATTCGTATTCTGATCGAACGATTGAACCGCCAAATCAAATTGCTAGAAGTTGTTCGGGCGGGATTAGAACAGTTGCTGAGTCATCCTGCTATAGCCACTTATTTCAATAGCTTAATCCCCGCCGAGTGGCCGCCACAAAATGAAGATGAGTTGCGGAATCGTATTTACTACTTGCTGATCTATCTCCATCGTCTCTTTTTGGATGCGGATGGTAGCGAGTTAAACTTTTTGCGGCAAACCTCGGCAGAAGACGGCTACAATTTACCTTTTATCTTTCAAGATTTACCCGAACGGGCTAAAACCTTGGTCGTTCCCGATAAATATTGCCGCCTCACGCCGCAAGTTGTTGGCTGGTTGCCTCAGCAACAACTCTCGCACCTCTTAACTCAATGCGAACAAAAAATCGCTCGCATTGTTGCAAGAGTTAGCGAAATGGACTCGATATCACTTTCTTTTACAACACTCAATAATGACCAGAGCTTCCTTAAAAAAATCGAAGAAGCTTCCCAGATTATTATTCAGAATAGCGGGTTAAAGAATGCCGATTATCTCAGCTACTCGTTCGATAAGTTTCAGGAGTTTGACGAGGTTCTATATCCGTTTGAGTATCTGGCGAATATTAATGAAAAGCAGCCGATTAAAACGATTCGAGTGAGTCCCGGCGATGCCCAAATGGGTTTAGGAAAAGGCAAAGGTTTGGATGAGAAACTCGCGGGGAATACGCTATCTGCTTTTGGAGGATTTTTTAAGAAGTCTTGGCGCTCTAATGATATTCTATGGGGACGATTAGATGGTCTGAATCGTTTGCTAGAAGCAAGTTTAACTGCCGATGCTGTGGATCGGTTTCCGCGTTTTTTACGCCGACAAGCAAGGGAGTTCGGGATTGATGTGGAGGAAAATCCTGCTGAATTTGAAGCGTTTGTAAAAGATTATATTCAATTTTTGCTGAATGTTTCTTTCTCCGATTTAAGCCAGAGCGATCGCGAAAAACTGTCCTCTTATTTAGAACGGCTCGCAACGCCGGGACTCAATCTCTCGAATGCTGAGTTGCAGGAAATTATAGAAGGCTTTGTGCTTCAGGGACAGCGGGAGATTATCAATTCCGATCTACTCACCGTTGTCGAAGATGAAATTTCCGAACAAGTTGATTGGAACTATCAATCGAGCGCGCCTAGTAATGTCCCAACTAACGATGAAGCTAAAGCTGAATTTTTGCAAACTTATTTTAACAAAAATCCCCGGCCCAGCTATAATTTAGAACGGGGATATTTTGAAAAAAATGTTGGCGCGATCGCAGCCGCCGCGATCGCGCAAGAATCCTTAGCTAAATTTTCTCAGACGCAGCAAGAAAAGGAAGATTTTTTCCGAACGAGATACCGCGTCGGAAAAGAAACCTTAAACGATAACATTCCGCCTCTCGTCCTCACCAATATTACGACTCGATCCGCTCTCGTGTTCCGAGATTTGCTCAATACCCTTTTAGGGAAAAATGCCAACCGCTTCCGTCGAAGCGTACCTTACAAATTTATCAATAGCGGTTTGCAAGTCTTTTACTACTGGCTGCAATTCAAAGGCCCTTTAGCGCTTGAAAGTCCGAATTTTCGCAGCCAATCGAAATTTCGAGTAGTCCTGCAACTCGTCCAATTTCTTCTCTTTTTAGGAGCGATTATCCTGGTGATTCTCATCGTTATGAGTTCTCCTCGCTTAGCGATCGCAGCGGGAATTTGTGTTGCAGTTGGGGTACTGTTGGGGCTGAGAGATTAA
- the rplU gene encoding 50S ribosomal protein L21 produces MTYAIIEAGGTQLRVEPGRFYDINRLTAGDDGKYVIDKVLLINHDGEITVGQPTIEGATVEGTVLSELRGRKVLVYKMKPKKKTRKKRGHRQELSRLMIDSISLSGTVLSKAEARAESVSDDSEDESGEEE; encoded by the coding sequence ATGACTTACGCGATTATTGAAGCCGGTGGAACGCAACTTCGCGTCGAACCCGGTCGTTTTTATGACATCAACCGTCTGACAGCGGGCGATGATGGCAAATATGTCATCGATAAAGTGCTATTAATCAATCATGACGGTGAAATTACCGTCGGTCAACCCACAATTGAAGGGGCGACCGTAGAAGGTACGGTGCTTTCGGAACTGCGCGGTCGTAAGGTTCTCGTTTACAAAATGAAACCGAAGAAGAAAACCCGCAAAAAACGAGGACACCGCCAAGAGTTGAGCCGCTTGATGATTGATTCGATTTCCCTAAGCGGTACGGTTCTGTCGAAAGCGGAGGCTAGAGCAGAATCAGTCTCGGATGACAGCGAGGATGAGTCGGGCGAGGAAGAATAG
- a CDS encoding pentapeptide repeat-containing protein — MMGNSFVTIAMNSLAARLSFISLSADRVRTALQTGESLNSANLEGANLSGMNLAGGDFSGAIFVGANLSQSNLEGANLQGADLRRANLQGSCTIKANLQDSALYRAILCGCDFRGANLTGAKLQLALYDAKTIWPEGYDYRNSGAIGPKANLAGAYLNTANLRGADLTGANLRGAYLSGADLTGANLEGAALSGANLRRVSLVGAYLRNARLVGVELQFADLRGADLTDATLEQVQNLEGADFSQVEGLKDEERAYLCSRSSVELGTWNPYTRSNTAQSLGCFPRNP; from the coding sequence ATGATGGGTAACTCTTTTGTAACGATTGCCATGAATTCCCTTGCCGCTCGCCTCAGCTTTATTTCTCTTTCTGCCGATCGCGTCCGAACTGCATTGCAAACCGGAGAAAGCCTCAACTCAGCGAATTTAGAAGGTGCAAATTTAAGCGGGATGAATTTAGCGGGGGGCGATTTCAGCGGTGCAATTTTTGTGGGCGCGAATTTGAGCCAGAGCAATCTTGAAGGTGCAAACTTACAAGGAGCAGATTTACGAAGAGCCAACTTACAAGGAAGCTGCACAATCAAGGCAAATTTGCAAGATAGTGCCTTATATCGCGCGATTTTGTGCGGTTGCGACTTCAGGGGCGCAAATTTGACGGGGGCAAAGCTGCAACTGGCGCTGTATGATGCGAAGACGATTTGGCCGGAAGGCTATGACTATCGTAACTCCGGCGCGATCGGTCCGAAGGCGAATTTGGCGGGTGCTTATCTCAATACGGCGAATCTGCGCGGGGCGGATTTAACGGGCGCGAATCTGCGGGGCGCTTACTTAAGCGGAGCGGACTTAACTGGGGCGAATTTGGAGGGAGCGGCGTTAAGTGGGGCGAACTTACGAAGAGTTTCTTTAGTGGGTGCTTACCTCCGCAATGCTCGATTGGTGGGCGTGGAATTGCAGTTTGCCGACTTGCGTGGAGCGGATTTAACGGACGCAACGTTGGAACAGGTTCAAAATTTGGAGGGGGCGGATTTTAGTCAGGTGGAGGGGTTGAAGGATGAGGAACGGGCTTATTTGTGCAGTCGTTCTTCTGTGGAGTTGGGAACTTGGAATCCTTATACGCGATCGAATACGGCTCAAAGTTTAGGATGTTTTCCCCGCAATCCTTAA
- a CDS encoding HEAT repeat domain-containing protein produces MDKRFFNMFGLTEDQALALLQTPLEQLAAPTEHYVAVSHLINFPTERSINALIEVVQNPAPDLYDRITRRKAVESLGRLQAEVALPIIRTCFQDEDCYTVENAVWAVGEIGTEDREILEEIAQLLDTPERAYRTIIQTLAKLNYQPAAGRIEKFVAAEDKAIASAAISALYRLTGDNRQLSQVVAFLQDDNVNVRRACIQDLIDARYCDAIPAIACCPVSIVFRLRGIRLLAESGLATKKINFNFIEPHLDRVISDHPNDLELVHEYDQKPSLEFVINELYHTDFGRCYLASKTLLEVYPQEAPAALFQTWEKEAHNDYGAHYHVIKLFGWLQHAPAWDLIVEALHNTSPQFQKSRAAAAIAFGNLGDERAIPLLKEALNSPIFDLKYACLLALEQLGDTQAKSMLFDDPEPLIRDKAARA; encoded by the coding sequence ATGGATAAACGTTTTTTCAATATGTTTGGGTTGACCGAAGACCAAGCACTCGCCCTACTCCAAACTCCCCTCGAACAATTAGCCGCTCCCACCGAGCATTATGTTGCCGTTTCTCACCTCATTAATTTCCCGACAGAACGCTCGATTAATGCCCTAATTGAAGTCGTCCAAAATCCCGCCCCCGATCTTTACGATCGCATCACCCGACGCAAAGCCGTCGAAAGTTTAGGGCGCTTGCAGGCTGAGGTTGCCTTACCGATTATTCGCACTTGTTTTCAGGATGAAGATTGCTATACCGTCGAAAATGCGGTTTGGGCTGTCGGAGAAATCGGCACCGAAGATCGCGAAATTTTAGAGGAGATCGCTCAACTCTTAGACACTCCCGAACGGGCTTACAGAACGATTATTCAAACCCTCGCTAAATTAAACTATCAACCGGCTGCCGGACGCATTGAAAAGTTTGTTGCTGCTGAGGATAAAGCGATCGCGTCGGCGGCGATTTCTGCGCTTTATCGTTTAACGGGAGACAACCGCCAACTTTCGCAGGTTGTCGCTTTTCTCCAAGACGATAATGTTAACGTCCGGCGAGCTTGCATTCAAGATTTAATCGATGCGCGCTACTGCGATGCTATTCCCGCGATCGCCTGCTGTCCGGTGTCGATTGTCTTCCGCCTGCGCGGAATTCGACTGCTTGCAGAGTCGGGATTAGCCACAAAAAAAATTAATTTTAACTTCATCGAACCCCACCTCGATCGCGTTATTTCAGACCATCCCAACGACCTCGAACTCGTCCACGAATACGACCAAAAACCGAGCTTAGAATTTGTGATTAACGAGTTATATCACACCGACTTCGGACGCTGCTATCTTGCTAGCAAAACGCTGCTCGAAGTTTATCCCCAAGAAGCACCCGCCGCCCTCTTCCAAACTTGGGAAAAAGAAGCTCATAACGACTACGGCGCGCACTACCACGTTATTAAGCTCTTTGGCTGGCTCCAACACGCCCCCGCTTGGGATTTAATCGTTGAAGCCTTACATAATACCTCACCTCAGTTCCAAAAATCCCGCGCCGCCGCTGCTATTGCCTTTGGAAATTTAGGAGACGAACGAGCCATTCCCCTCTTAAAAGAAGCCTTAAACAGTCCAATTTTCGATCTTAAGTATGCCTGTTTGCTTGCCTTAGAACAATTGGGCGACACACAAGCAAAATCGATGCTTTTTGACGATCCGGAACCCTTGATTCGGGATAAAGCCGCGCGAGCGTAG
- a CDS encoding class I SAM-dependent methyltransferase has protein sequence MSDKAEVIFKTKAVFNAASDYFDAPALSFWGRFGQATIDKLSFQGGESVLDVCCGSGASALPAARAVGTSGSVVGVDLAESLLELGRNKAKQQGLENIEFRCADFENLGFPDESFDAIVCVFGIFFVPDMSAALQELLRMLRPGGKLAITSWGQKVFEPANGEFWSAIQTERPDLYKSFTPWDRISTSAELKALLESSGATQVEVFPESCTHELTAAEDWWTMVLGGGIRGIIDQLKPAVRERIRQGNLEFLRQNQIGSLEVDVLYAIARKAEI, from the coding sequence ATGAGCGATAAAGCCGAAGTAATATTCAAAACAAAAGCAGTTTTTAACGCAGCATCCGATTATTTTGATGCTCCCGCCTTATCCTTCTGGGGGCGTTTCGGACAAGCAACGATCGATAAACTCTCATTCCAAGGAGGCGAAAGCGTTTTAGATGTTTGTTGCGGGAGCGGAGCTTCTGCCCTCCCTGCTGCTCGCGCGGTTGGTACGAGCGGTTCTGTTGTGGGAGTCGATCTGGCAGAATCCTTATTAGAATTAGGACGCAACAAGGCAAAACAGCAAGGTTTAGAAAATATCGAGTTTCGCTGTGCTGATTTTGAAAACTTAGGATTTCCGGATGAGAGTTTTGACGCGATCGTTTGTGTCTTTGGCATCTTTTTTGTTCCTGACATGAGCGCCGCATTGCAAGAACTTTTACGAATGTTGCGTCCTGGAGGTAAGCTCGCAATTACCTCTTGGGGACAAAAAGTATTTGAGCCTGCAAACGGCGAATTTTGGTCGGCGATACAAACAGAACGTCCCGATTTGTATAAAAGTTTTACACCTTGGGATCGTATTAGTACGAGCGCTGAGCTAAAAGCATTACTCGAAAGTAGCGGCGCAACCCAAGTCGAAGTATTTCCGGAATCTTGCACGCACGAACTTACCGCTGCTGAAGATTGGTGGACAATGGTTTTAGGTGGAGGAATTAGAGGGATTATCGACCAGTTAAAACCCGCCGTTAGAGAGAGAATTCGGCAAGGAAATCTTGAATTTTTGCGGCAAAACCAGATCGGTTCTTTAGAAGTAGACGTACTTTACGCGATCGCACGCAAAGCCGAGATTTAA
- a CDS encoding phycobiliprotein lyase, whose amino-acid sequence MMDFFRKSEGVWFSQRSVHRFDSAGDESGESNLIIGVLEKDDPKVLAICGEQGVDPIWISGGASFQWQGNLSEKEPDPNYEAILVDIPNPDNRQQGKFLRNKGYVEGIPVIGVYHFSDDGVLTIETEYEKNQGQEKCWFVNDNFRVRVSTVKILNGVNLMTYCSERRCVNPTFLSELIEQNCKRA is encoded by the coding sequence ATGATGGATTTCTTTCGCAAAAGCGAGGGAGTTTGGTTTTCTCAACGGAGCGTTCATCGCTTTGATTCAGCGGGAGATGAATCGGGGGAATCGAATTTAATTATTGGCGTTTTGGAAAAAGATGACCCCAAGGTATTGGCGATTTGTGGCGAACAGGGAGTCGATCCGATTTGGATTAGCGGCGGTGCTAGTTTTCAATGGCAGGGGAATTTAAGCGAGAAGGAACCCGACCCTAACTATGAAGCAATTTTAGTCGATATTCCCAATCCCGATAATCGCCAACAAGGAAAATTTCTACGAAATAAAGGCTATGTGGAAGGGATTCCGGTTATCGGCGTTTATCACTTTTCCGACGATGGAGTCTTGACAATTGAGACGGAGTATGAAAAGAACCAAGGACAAGAAAAATGCTGGTTTGTGAATGACAATTTTCGCGTTCGAGTCAGCACGGTTAAGATATTGAACGGAGTCAATTTAATGACTTATTGTTCCGAACGTCGTTGTGTCAATCCAACTTTTTTAAGCGAGTTAATCGAACAAAATTGCAAGAGGGCATAG
- a CDS encoding HEAT repeat domain-containing protein, with protein MNDRSPSLSMSQAEVDEFLAAARTEVAEQTFDPRDRDRLERMVECMGDTRGMVRLGFADTLGRIGKPAVPFLVAALSHHPNPVVRRASAKTLTLIADPETIDPLVVALLNDEDTVVKGSAVGALARIGEAAVPVLLEILASPEHPESTLGHAAWALAFIGPEAREYLYREIASESESVRAAVVGAIAKLAADSNEIEAFDLLIRALNDTSEDVRCEAAAVLGNLTHKPAVPSLLELLHHPSGETRKAAALSLMKIKDTSAIAPLQAALERETETSIQPALKLAVTQLERETEEDDWD; from the coding sequence ATGAACGATCGCAGTCCTTCTCTCTCCATGTCGCAAGCGGAAGTGGATGAGTTTCTGGCGGCGGCAAGAACCGAAGTTGCGGAACAAACCTTCGATCCTCGCGATCGCGATCGCCTCGAACGCATGGTTGAATGTATGGGCGATACGCGGGGGATGGTGCGTTTGGGTTTTGCCGACACCCTCGGACGGATTGGCAAACCCGCCGTCCCTTTTCTCGTTGCTGCCCTCTCCCACCATCCCAATCCCGTCGTGCGGCGCGCCAGCGCGAAAACCCTCACCCTAATTGCCGATCCCGAAACCATCGATCCCTTAGTGGTGGCACTCCTCAACGACGAAGACACGGTGGTGAAAGGTTCGGCAGTCGGCGCGCTGGCGCGGATTGGCGAAGCCGCAGTGCCGGTGTTACTGGAGATTTTAGCCTCGCCGGAACACCCCGAAAGCACCCTCGGCCATGCGGCTTGGGCTTTAGCGTTCATCGGCCCGGAAGCGCGGGAATACTTGTATCGGGAGATTGCCTCGGAATCGGAATCGGTACGCGCTGCGGTGGTTGGCGCGATCGCGAAATTAGCCGCCGATAGCAATGAGATAGAAGCCTTCGATCTCCTGATTCGCGCCCTCAACGATACCTCAGAAGACGTTCGCTGCGAAGCGGCTGCGGTTCTAGGGAATTTAACCCATAAACCCGCCGTTCCTTCTCTGCTGGAGTTATTGCACCATCCAAGCGGGGAAACGCGCAAGGCGGCGGCACTCTCCTTGATGAAAATCAAAGATACCAGCGCGATCGCGCCTTTACAAGCCGCCTTAGAACGGGAAACCGAAACCTCAATTCAACCGGCTTTGAAATTAGCCGTAACGCAACTCGAACGCGAAACGGAGGAAGACGACTGGGATTGA